In one Serinus canaria isolate serCan28SL12 chromosome 2, serCan2020, whole genome shotgun sequence genomic region, the following are encoded:
- the PEX2 gene encoding peroxisome biogenesis factor 2, translated as MASSIGNEKSVNPVLRISQLDALELNKALEQLVWSQFTSCFHGFKPGVLAHFEPELKAFLCLILWKFTIYSKNATVGQAILNIQYKNNLSQSEKYQPLSKHQKLWYLIFTVGGRWLEERSYDLFSNRQQQSFCKIKSYIGFGSGLLKLCGLVNFLIFLRKGTFATLTERILGIRSVFCKPQNVRQIGFEYMNRELLWHGFAEFLIYLLPLINVQKLKLKISSWCLPIAGLSNSENSLAAHCRECSLCGEWPTMPHTIGCPHVFCYYCIKSNFLFDMYFTCPKCGSEVHSLQPLKHKIEMTELQV; from the coding sequence ATGGCCTCCAGCATTGGAAATGAAAAGAGTGTGAATCCTGTGCTCAGAATAAGTCAGCTTGATGCTCTTGAACTAAACAAAGCCCTGGAACAACTAGTGTGGTCCCAGTTTACCAGCTGTTTTCATGGATTTAAACCAGGGGTGTTGGCTCATTTTGAACCAGaactaaaagcatttttatgtcTTATATTATGGAAATTCACTATCTATTCCAAGAACGCAACTGTGGGACAGGCTATTCTCAATATTCAATACAAGAATAACTTATCTCAGTCAGAGAAATACCAACCTCTGAGCAAACACCAGAAGTTATGGTATCTTATTTTCACTGTTGGCGGAAGATGGTTGGAAGAAAGATCTTATGATTTATTTAGCAATCGTCAACAGCAATCTTTCTGCAAAATTAAGAGCTATATAGGGTTTGGATCTGGACTTCTTAAGCTTTGTGGACTTgtaaattttctgatttttcttcgGAAAGGAACATTCGCAACACTTACAGAACGCATTCTAGGAATTAGGTCAGTTTTTTGCAAGCCACAAAATGTTCGTCAGATAGGATTTGAATACATGAACAGGGAACTCTTATGGCATGGCTTTGCTGAATTTTTGATATATCTGCTACCACTCATTAATGTACAGAAACTGAAACTTAAAATTTCCTCTTGGTGCTTGCCTATCGCAGGTCTTTCCAATAGTGAAAACTCATTAGCAGCTCACTGCAGGGAATGCTCACTATGTGGGGAATGGCCTACCATGCCACATACCATAGGCTGTCCGCATGTTTTTTGTTACTACTGCATTAAAAGTAACTTTTTATTTGATATGTATTTTACATGTCCTAAATGTGGCTCAGAGGTACACAGTCTTCAGCCATTGAAGCATAAAATTGAAATGACAGAGTTGCAGGTCTGA